The following proteins are co-located in the Fimbriiglobus ruber genome:
- a CDS encoding ABC transporter ATP-binding protein: MALVVENLRKDYPTRSGPLPVLTGVSLSLSPGDAVAVTGPSGSGKSTLLHILGTLDRPTGGTVALDGTNPFTLGDTDLAAFRNRRIGFVFQDHHLLPQCSVLENVLIPTLVDKTKQPAEAEQYARKLLERVGLAARLDHRPAELSGGERQRVAVARALIQKPALLLADEPTGNLDRHNAQSVGEMLLELQRQENTVLVVVTHSADLARLFPRRYEMNDGNLQPAA; the protein is encoded by the coding sequence ATGGCACTCGTCGTCGAGAACCTGCGCAAAGACTACCCGACCCGGTCCGGTCCGTTGCCGGTATTGACCGGCGTGTCACTGTCGCTCTCGCCCGGGGACGCGGTCGCGGTCACGGGGCCGTCCGGCTCGGGCAAGAGTACCCTCTTGCACATCCTCGGTACCCTCGACCGGCCGACCGGCGGCACCGTGGCGCTCGACGGAACGAACCCGTTCACGTTGGGCGACACCGACCTGGCCGCGTTCCGGAATCGGCGGATCGGCTTTGTTTTTCAAGACCATCACTTGCTGCCGCAGTGTTCGGTCCTGGAAAACGTCCTCATCCCCACGCTCGTGGACAAAACGAAGCAACCCGCCGAAGCCGAGCAGTACGCACGGAAACTGCTGGAGCGTGTGGGCCTGGCCGCCCGCCTCGACCACCGCCCGGCGGAACTCTCGGGCGGCGAACGCCAGCGGGTCGCGGTCGCGCGGGCGTTGATTCAGAAGCCCGCCCTCTTGCTTGCTGACGAGCCGACCGGCAACCTCGATCGCCACAACGCCCAGTCCGTCGGCGAGATGTTGCTCGAATTACAGCGGCAGGAAAATACCGTACTCGTCGTCGTCACCCACAGTGCGGACCTCGCCAGGTTGTTCCCCAGGCGGTACGAGATGAACGACGGCAACTTGCAGCCGGCGGCGTGA